A single genomic interval of Bacillus smithii harbors:
- a CDS encoding S-layer homology domain-containing protein — protein MKKKNFAGALAFATFLTGAIPAVGASAANTDFRDVPKSSYAYSDIEKLVERGVVTGYSDGKFHPDEKVTRGQFAGMIARAFNLPKGSSHFKDVPKSKALYDEISRAASAGIVKGTGGKFNPDLPVTRADMAVMLDRAMNLKGNFKEKENLKFKDKIPPYALESVKRMVHYGIIKGKTNGTFAPSEKADRASSSVLVSRVLQVLEKNGTKPSNPGSPSTPSPTNPTEPSNPTDPSTPTNPTEPSDPTGPSTPSNPSDTVPDYVNMSLAQLHAKYGDWTLVRRIDGMVPGGGIVADVDLLKDYYNEVHQSKDAYKSLPDPETYVKDKSRSLLSQATLINAHYPDYEIISFNGKAYKDSEIYNAPFLEDDPVTVTMPSQPTEPNQYWIDLHIPYTQFGVYGHDKVTVGQVQPSYTKSGVLMVDIKGLFAQVPTVTVSNDGKTVQYNGTTIQLTPGSNEIQVNGESKTLSVDVETKNGTVYVPGREFAKELGWYTRSIPRYKRLDFSTYPLPQYEGLTE, from the coding sequence TTGAAGAAAAAGAATTTTGCAGGTGCTTTGGCATTTGCGACTTTTTTAACGGGTGCTATCCCTGCTGTTGGGGCGAGTGCAGCCAATACAGACTTTCGAGATGTTCCGAAAAGTTCATACGCTTATTCGGATATTGAGAAATTAGTAGAACGTGGTGTTGTCACTGGCTATTCTGATGGCAAATTTCATCCAGATGAAAAGGTAACAAGAGGACAATTTGCCGGCATGATTGCCAGAGCTTTCAATCTGCCAAAAGGGAGCAGCCATTTTAAGGATGTTCCAAAATCGAAGGCCCTTTATGATGAAATCAGCCGTGCTGCAAGCGCGGGAATTGTAAAGGGAACAGGTGGTAAATTTAATCCTGATCTTCCTGTGACACGAGCCGATATGGCTGTCATGTTAGATCGGGCGATGAATCTGAAAGGGAACTTCAAGGAAAAGGAAAATTTGAAGTTTAAGGACAAAATTCCACCTTACGCTTTGGAATCTGTTAAACGGATGGTTCATTACGGAATCATTAAAGGAAAAACCAACGGTACCTTTGCACCAAGCGAGAAAGCTGATCGTGCTTCTTCAAGTGTTTTAGTGAGCCGAGTGCTGCAAGTCTTAGAAAAAAATGGAACGAAACCAAGTAATCCAGGAAGTCCATCAACACCGTCGCCGACGAATCCAACCGAACCGAGCAATCCGACAGATCCATCTACACCAACGAATCCAACTGAACCAAGCGATCCAACAGGTCCATCTACACCGTCGAATCCTTCGGATACAGTGCCTGATTATGTCAATATGTCATTGGCACAACTTCATGCAAAATATGGAGACTGGACATTAGTTCGGAGAATTGATGGTATGGTACCTGGAGGGGGCATTGTAGCAGACGTTGATTTGCTGAAAGATTACTACAATGAAGTACACCAATCAAAGGATGCCTATAAAAGCCTTCCTGATCCCGAAACATATGTAAAAGATAAATCAAGATCTTTACTATCTCAAGCGACGCTCATAAACGCTCATTATCCGGATTATGAAATTATTTCATTCAACGGTAAGGCTTATAAGGATTCGGAAATTTATAATGCTCCTTTCTTAGAAGATGATCCTGTAACGGTTACTATGCCATCTCAACCGACAGAACCTAATCAATATTGGATTGACTTGCATATTCCATATACTCAATTTGGCGTGTACGGTCATGATAAGGTGACGGTTGGTCAAGTTCAACCAAGCTATACAAAATCCGGTGTTTTGATGGTGGATATCAAAGGTTTGTTTGCTCAAGTTCCAACCGTTACTGTATCGAATGATGGAAAAACCGTTCAATATAACGGAACCACGATTCAACTCACACCGGGAAGCAATGAAATTCAAGTAAACGGTGAATCCAAAACATTGTCCGTTGATGTGGAAACAAAAAATGGAACCGTTTATGTTCCGGGAAGAGAGTTTGCTAAGGAATTAGGATGGTATACTCGTTCGATTCCTCGCTATAAACGATTGGATTTTTCCACTTACCCGTTGCCTCAATATGAAGGATTAACGGAATAA